One part of the Aspergillus luchuensis IFO 4308 DNA, chromosome 5, nearly complete sequence genome encodes these proteins:
- a CDS encoding uncharacterized protein (TransMembrane:1 (i152-170o)), with the protein MSRNGAMAALARVNPTIAQPAFSANDPIASDRLKAYETSSAMCCSTAQLERHSTTTVNANASSLATNFYPPIISVSKESRPWRNISRPFFRNSTVATSSAHSALWASKTSLGSVGALPSAKMTHAAPTAPTLAQTPSANSTILTSTGTQVRGGSLSFLLAAVVLLFFLWFL; encoded by the coding sequence ATGTCCCGGAATGGTGCCATGGCCGCTCTTGCCAGGGTGAATCCTACGATTGCTCAACCAGCTTTCAGTGCCAATGATCCTATTGCATCAGATCGATTGAAGGCTTACGAAACATCGTCAGCGATGTGCTGCTCTACAGCTCAGCTGGAGAGGCATAGTACGACCACAGTGAACGCCAATGCGTCGTCATTGGCTACCAACTTTTATCCGCCTATCATCTCAGTGTCAAAGGAAAGCAGGCCGTGGAGAAATATCAGCCGTCCTTTCTTCCGCAATAGTACTGTGGCCACCTCTTCCGCACACAGTGCACTCTGGGCTTCCAAGACCAGCCTAGGGAGCGTCGGCGCTTTGCCGAGTGCAAAGATGACCCATGCTGCCCCCACAGCACCCACACTGGCTCAAACACCATCCGCCAATTCGACTATCCTCACGAGTACAGGAACACAGGTCCGTGGTGGTAGCCTCTCATTTCTCTTGGCTGCTgttgtcctcctcttctttctttggtttctttga